From one Geoalkalibacter halelectricus genomic stretch:
- the gmd gene encoding GDP-mannose 4,6-dehydratase, whose translation MSQKIALITGVTGQDGAYLAEFLLKKGYIVHGVKRRASLFNTDRIDHLYQDPHVENRNFILHYGDLTDSTNLIRIIQQVQPDEIYNLAAQSHVAVSFETPEYTANADAVGTLRILEAIRILGLEKKTRFYQASTSELYGLVQEVPQKETTPFYPRSPYAVAKLYAYWITVNYREAYGMFACNGILFNHESPIRGETFVTRKITRAMARIALGLQDCLFLGNMNALRDWGHARDYVEAQWLMLQQEEPEDFVIATGVQVSVRDFVDAAAAELGIKLRWEGEGVEEVGVVASVKDGDSVNVSPGQTIVRVDPRYFRPTEVETLLGDPSKAREKLGWTATTSLQELVSEMVRCDLEDAQRDELCRTHGYSTFDFHE comes from the coding sequence ATGTCGCAAAAAATCGCCCTGATCACCGGCGTCACCGGCCAGGACGGCGCCTATCTCGCCGAATTTCTGCTGAAAAAGGGCTACATCGTGCATGGCGTCAAGCGTCGTGCGTCGCTGTTTAATACTGACCGCATCGACCATCTCTATCAAGATCCCCATGTGGAGAATCGCAACTTCATCCTCCACTATGGCGATCTCACCGATTCGACCAACCTTATCCGCATCATTCAGCAGGTGCAGCCGGACGAAATCTACAATCTCGCCGCCCAGTCCCACGTGGCCGTGTCTTTTGAAACACCGGAATACACCGCCAATGCCGATGCCGTGGGAACCCTGCGCATTCTCGAGGCAATCCGCATCCTCGGATTGGAGAAAAAGACCCGCTTCTACCAGGCGTCGACCAGCGAGCTTTATGGCTTGGTTCAGGAAGTGCCGCAGAAGGAGACCACGCCTTTTTATCCGCGCTCGCCCTATGCCGTGGCCAAGCTCTATGCCTACTGGATTACGGTCAACTACCGCGAGGCCTACGGCATGTTCGCCTGCAACGGCATTCTCTTCAACCACGAATCGCCCATTCGCGGCGAGACCTTCGTCACGCGCAAGATCACCCGCGCCATGGCGCGGATTGCCCTTGGATTGCAAGACTGTCTTTTTCTCGGCAATATGAATGCCCTGCGCGATTGGGGCCATGCCCGCGATTACGTCGAGGCGCAGTGGCTCATGTTGCAGCAGGAGGAGCCGGAGGATTTCGTCATCGCGACGGGGGTGCAGGTGTCGGTGCGTGATTTCGTCGATGCCGCCGCGGCGGAGTTGGGCATCAAGCTGCGTTGGGAAGGAGAGGGCGTCGAGGAGGTCGGCGTGGTCGCGTCCGTGAAGGATGGCGATAGCGTGAATGTTTCCCCCGGGCAGACCATTGTTCGGGTTGATCCGCGCTATTTCCGGCCCACGGAGGTCGAAACCCTGCTCGGCGATCCGAGCAAGGCCAGGGAAAAGCTGGGCTGGACGGCCACCACGTCCTTGCAGGAACTGGTGAGCGAGATGGTACGCTGCGACCTGGAAGATGCCCAGCGCGATGAGCTGTGCCGTACTCATGGGTACAGCACCTTTGATTTTCACGAGTAA
- a CDS encoding glycosyltransferase family 4 protein, whose protein sequence is MITFFTSFLGGPHGTAMSARDFLRALLANHDSVRVVSPSQEEFPENILGKIISTPEWYGMPENREISLSPKKFKRWLRSRRDYRRLKESSPEDAVIVNGWASLKDWKRLRSNFNGQKIIIVRESPRHFSGVDRDYSTTHLVRDFSEFDKLIFVSKIVCNEWRKYQEIAHKPYYILPNCCEEELALSIISQGRNSIRKKFDFKSEEFVILCPGTIEHRKGQDFLIGLSQDLHQEIPNLRMLFLGNAATDWGHNLLKSIPSNLKDKVVLHWPARPGIMDLLFASDMLAFPSRAEALPRTILEAMVLKTPVVATSVDGIPELIEDGKTGLLFPVDDRDAFLRGILNIYKQKDDACVMAKLGSEKYWNFFSRKHQFDRMSRIVNDLTV, encoded by the coding sequence ATGATTACATTTTTTACATCTTTCCTGGGCGGGCCACATGGCACAGCTATGTCCGCGCGTGATTTTTTGCGTGCACTTTTAGCAAACCATGACAGTGTCCGGGTGGTATCACCATCTCAAGAGGAATTTCCTGAAAACATTCTCGGGAAAATAATAAGCACCCCTGAATGGTACGGCATGCCGGAAAACCGCGAAATCTCTCTTTCACCCAAAAAATTTAAACGCTGGTTGAGGAGTAGGAGAGACTATCGGAGACTGAAAGAATCCAGCCCTGAGGATGCAGTTATTGTAAATGGGTGGGCAAGTCTGAAGGATTGGAAGAGGCTACGTAGTAATTTTAATGGTCAAAAAATTATTATTGTGCGTGAGTCTCCAAGGCACTTTTCTGGAGTGGATAGAGATTATTCGACAACCCATCTTGTAAGAGATTTTTCTGAATTTGATAAATTGATTTTTGTTTCTAAAATTGTTTGTAACGAGTGGAGAAAATATCAGGAGATTGCGCATAAGCCTTACTATATTCTTCCAAATTGTTGTGAAGAGGAACTGGCTCTTTCGATTATTTCGCAAGGCAGAAATTCAATTAGGAAAAAATTTGATTTCAAGTCTGAGGAATTCGTTATTCTCTGCCCCGGAACTATCGAACATCGTAAGGGGCAGGATTTTCTTATTGGACTTTCTCAAGATTTGCACCAAGAAATTCCTAATTTGCGCATGCTTTTTTTAGGCAATGCCGCCACTGATTGGGGACACAACCTTTTGAAATCCATTCCCTCAAATCTGAAAGACAAAGTTGTTTTGCATTGGCCGGCAAGGCCGGGGATAATGGATTTGCTGTTTGCTTCAGATATGCTGGCGTTTCCCTCCCGTGCAGAAGCCCTTCCGCGTACAATTCTTGAAGCTATGGTCCTGAAAACACCAGTAGTTGCGACATCTGTTGACGGTATCCCAGAATTAATTGAAGATGGAAAGACAGGACTTCTATTTCCTGTAGACGATAGGGATGCCTTTCTAAGAGGAATTTTAAATATTTATAAACAAAAAGATGATGCTTGTGTAATGGCAAAGTTAGGGTCTGAAAAGTATTGGAATTTTTTTTCACGCAAGCATCAGTTTGATAGGATGTCAAGGATAGTTAATGATTTAACTGTTTAG
- the gmhA gene encoding D-sedoheptulose 7-phosphate isomerase, with protein MKDQIDAHFEEHARALDKTRRELAPVIAQAAEMLAAALLADHKVLILGNGGSAADAQHFAAELVGRFLRERRALPAIALTTDTSLLTAVANDFGFDQVFKRQVEALARPGDVVIGISTSGNSPNVFLALQAARQQGCKTLGLLGRDGGSIAPLVDVNLTVPAQATPHIQEAHITIIHLLCDLVEQRILAESQK; from the coding sequence ATGAAAGACCAGATCGACGCGCACTTTGAGGAGCACGCCCGCGCCCTGGACAAGACGCGCCGGGAATTGGCGCCGGTCATCGCCCAGGCCGCCGAAATGCTGGCGGCCGCTTTGCTCGCCGACCACAAGGTGCTGATCCTGGGCAACGGCGGTTCAGCAGCCGATGCCCAGCATTTCGCCGCCGAACTGGTGGGGCGCTTTCTGCGTGAGCGCCGTGCGCTTCCCGCCATCGCCCTGACCACGGATACTTCCCTGTTGACCGCGGTCGCCAATGATTTCGGCTTCGATCAGGTGTTCAAGCGTCAGGTAGAGGCCCTCGCCCGGCCGGGAGATGTGGTCATCGGGATTTCCACCAGCGGCAACTCGCCCAATGTGTTTCTGGCCCTGCAAGCAGCCCGACAACAGGGCTGTAAAACCCTCGGCCTGCTCGGTCGCGACGGCGGCAGCATTGCGCCTCTGGTCGATGTCAACCTGACCGTGCCCGCGCAGGCGACGCCGCACATCCAGGAAGCGCACATCACCATCATTCATCTGCTCTGCGACCTAGTGGAGCAGCGCATTCTCGCCGAGAGCCAAAAATGA
- the fcl gene encoding GDP-L-fucose synthase encodes MNKHAKIFVAGHRGLVGSAIVRRLQAAGYDNLVLRTRAELDLCEQAAVRDFFAEEKPEYVFLAAAKVGGIVANNTWPAEFIYENLAIQTNVIHAAWQQGVKRLLFLGSSCIYPKFAPQPMREEHLLTGELEPTNEPYAVAKIAGIKMCQSYNRQYGTHFLSVMPTNLYGPNDNFDLTSSHVIPALLRKVHEAKITNASTVEIWGTGMPRREFLHVDDMADACLFVMEAPEERLAAQAAPFWNVGTGTDVTIAELARTICEVVEFSGELVFNTEKPDGAPRKLLDVSRLNALGWTAKIALRKGLADTYAWFLQQTK; translated from the coding sequence ATGAACAAACACGCCAAAATATTTGTCGCCGGACACCGCGGCCTGGTCGGTTCGGCCATCGTGCGCCGCCTTCAGGCAGCCGGCTATGACAACCTGGTGCTGCGCACCCGCGCCGAACTCGATCTGTGCGAACAGGCGGCGGTGCGTGACTTTTTCGCCGAGGAAAAGCCAGAATATGTCTTTCTCGCCGCCGCCAAGGTGGGCGGCATCGTCGCCAACAACACCTGGCCAGCCGAATTCATCTACGAAAATCTGGCCATTCAGACCAACGTCATTCACGCCGCCTGGCAGCAGGGCGTCAAGCGCCTGCTGTTTCTCGGTTCCTCCTGCATTTACCCCAAATTCGCGCCCCAGCCCATGCGCGAGGAACATCTACTCACCGGAGAACTGGAACCGACCAACGAGCCCTACGCCGTGGCCAAGATCGCCGGCATCAAGATGTGCCAGTCTTACAATCGGCAGTACGGCACGCATTTTCTCTCGGTCATGCCGACCAATCTTTACGGCCCTAACGATAATTTTGACCTGACCAGTTCCCATGTGATTCCGGCGCTGCTGCGCAAGGTGCACGAGGCGAAAATTACGAATGCGTCGACCGTGGAAATCTGGGGCACCGGAATGCCGCGCCGGGAATTTCTCCATGTTGACGACATGGCCGATGCCTGCCTGTTCGTCATGGAAGCACCCGAGGAGCGCCTCGCCGCCCAGGCCGCGCCGTTCTGGAATGTCGGCACGGGCACTGATGTGACCATCGCCGAACTCGCGCGCACCATCTGCGAGGTGGTGGAGTTTTCAGGGGAGTTGGTTTTCAACACGGAAAAACCCGACGGCGCGCCGCGCAAACTGCTGGATGTCAGCCGCTTGAATGCCTTGGGTTGGACGGCGAAGATCGCTTTACGCAAGGGCCTCGCCGATACCTATGCCTGGTTCCTGCAACAGACTAAGTGA
- a CDS encoding glycoside hydrolase family 99-like domain-containing protein: MIKLIKKFFVKIKAVCSFLNPLRFSRFYSQIFGQASSSSKYISRYVEKKDNFSLERDFPVRLISFYLPQFHPIPENDQWWGKGFTEWTNVSKAVPQFLGHYQPRLPGEFGFYDLRIPEILPRQAALAKSYGLSGFCFYFYWFGGKTLLEHPIELFLENKDIDFEFCLCWANENWTKTWDGLERDILIAQNHSPEDDIDFIAHIKKYLSDPRYVRIEGKPVLLVYRPKLLPDAAQTANRWRDWCRKNGVGEIYLVSVQSFEKDNPLFLGFDAATEFPPGQARISNIVRSVDVLNPKFSGKVFDYRDLARRFKNRTESDYPLFKAVCPGWDNEARRPGRGRVFHFSSPEIYAEWLEDSCKLTMKKDSEERMLFVNAWNEWAEGAYLEPDRKFGYAYLQATLDVVNSLNDE; encoded by the coding sequence ATGATTAAATTAATAAAAAAATTTTTTGTGAAAATTAAAGCAGTTTGTTCCTTTCTAAACCCTCTTAGGTTTTCAAGGTTTTATTCTCAGATTTTTGGGCAGGCATCTAGCAGTTCAAAATACATATCTAGATATGTTGAGAAGAAGGATAACTTTTCGTTAGAGCGTGATTTTCCTGTTCGCTTGATTTCTTTTTATTTGCCACAATTCCACCCTATTCCCGAAAATGATCAGTGGTGGGGTAAAGGTTTTACCGAATGGACTAACGTATCCAAGGCCGTCCCTCAATTTCTTGGCCATTATCAACCTCGCCTCCCTGGAGAGTTTGGTTTTTACGATTTAAGAATTCCTGAAATATTACCTCGGCAGGCCGCGTTGGCTAAAAGCTATGGTTTGAGTGGGTTTTGCTTTTACTTTTACTGGTTTGGTGGGAAGACTTTGCTTGAGCATCCTATTGAACTGTTTCTTGAAAATAAAGACATCGATTTTGAATTCTGTTTATGTTGGGCGAACGAAAATTGGACAAAAACATGGGATGGGCTTGAGAGGGATATTCTTATTGCACAAAATCATTCCCCTGAGGATGATATAGATTTCATTGCGCATATAAAAAAATATCTCTCCGATCCGCGTTATGTGCGAATCGAAGGGAAGCCTGTACTCCTTGTTTATCGACCCAAATTGCTTCCTGATGCTGCACAGACTGCCAATCGCTGGCGTGATTGGTGCCGCAAAAATGGGGTCGGTGAAATATATCTTGTTTCTGTACAGTCATTTGAAAAAGATAATCCCCTATTTTTGGGATTCGACGCAGCAACTGAATTTCCTCCCGGGCAAGCAAGGATTTCTAATATAGTTCGTTCGGTTGATGTATTGAACCCTAAGTTTAGTGGAAAGGTGTTTGATTATAGAGACTTGGCTCGCAGATTTAAAAACCGAACCGAAAGCGATTATCCACTTTTCAAGGCAGTTTGCCCAGGTTGGGACAATGAAGCTCGCCGACCCGGCAGAGGCCGAGTGTTTCATTTTTCATCGCCGGAAATATATGCAGAATGGCTTGAGGATTCTTGTAAGTTGACTATGAAAAAGGACTCGGAAGAAAGAATGTTGTTTGTCAACGCTTGGAATGAGTGGGCTGAGGGCGCTTACTTGGAGCCTGATAGGAAGTTCGGCTATGCCTATTTGCAGGCTACATTGGACGTTGTAAATAGTCTTAATGATGAGTGA
- a CDS encoding glycosyltransferase family protein: MAKLDYSGLTEGICRAFQRINFTTKIFDTKKYRKIDKYLKMNLSFKRFEDCLQEFSPDIVFVVAPLFLKPEYFDILDKYKSKNKFLAIGWIGDSFIFTDENEKKIEILDKVYYTDTGFFDVFNGEKTEYLPLATDPLVFTKRSFAQVHDCSFVASMTQGRRQFLCMSRQPINIFGPGWERKDFKSSCHKVKRCKLKLAQVASIYTRSKMVLNLKNENNVINGLNQRSFDPFSSGSMLLHDYVSDLELNFDVGKEIVAFKDGDEFFYLYEKYIKDRRLREEIADAGRKRVVSSHTYDNRVFKIISEI, from the coding sequence TTGGCAAAGCTTGATTATTCTGGTTTGACAGAGGGGATCTGTCGAGCTTTCCAACGGATTAATTTTACAACAAAAATTTTTGACACAAAGAAATATAGAAAAATAGATAAATATCTAAAGATGAATTTATCTTTTAAAAGATTTGAAGATTGTTTACAAGAATTTAGTCCTGATATAGTTTTTGTTGTTGCTCCTCTTTTTTTAAAGCCAGAATATTTTGATATTTTAGATAAATATAAATCAAAAAATAAATTTTTAGCGATTGGTTGGATAGGTGATTCTTTTATATTTACGGACGAAAATGAGAAAAAAATTGAAATATTAGACAAGGTTTATTATACAGATACCGGGTTTTTTGACGTTTTCAATGGAGAAAAAACTGAATATCTACCTCTGGCAACAGATCCTCTAGTCTTCACAAAAAGATCTTTTGCTCAAGTTCACGACTGCTCATTTGTTGCCTCAATGACACAAGGAAGAAGGCAGTTTTTGTGTATGAGCCGTCAACCTATCAACATATTTGGCCCAGGGTGGGAGAGAAAAGATTTTAAATCAAGTTGTCATAAGGTGAAGAGATGTAAGTTGAAATTAGCACAGGTAGCATCTATATATACAAGATCAAAAATGGTTCTTAATTTAAAAAACGAAAATAATGTAATAAATGGTTTAAATCAGAGAAGTTTTGACCCATTTTCTTCAGGTTCAATGCTTCTTCACGATTATGTCTCAGATTTGGAGTTAAACTTTGATGTCGGTAAAGAGATAGTTGCCTTTAAGGACGGCGATGAATTCTTCTACCTTTACGAAAAATATATTAAAGATAGAAGGCTTAGGGAAGAAATTGCTGATGCTGGGAGAAAGAGAGTTGTTTCTAGCCACACCTATGATAATCGGGTTTTTAAAATAATTTCAGAAATTTGA
- a CDS encoding GxxExxY protein, with protein MENEQITEKVLGACFEVMNELGAGFLESVYEKSLLIALRDRGLCAKSQWPIPVCFRKEPVGEFFADILVENKIIVELKAVKNLAPEHLAQVINYLKATGLQTALLVNFGNAKLEYRRLNNRVERIFC; from the coding sequence ATGGAAAATGAGCAGATTACGGAAAAGGTTCTTGGTGCGTGCTTTGAGGTGATGAACGAGCTTGGGGCTGGGTTTCTAGAATCGGTATACGAAAAATCCTTACTGATTGCACTTCGCGACAGAGGGTTGTGTGCGAAATCTCAATGGCCCATCCCCGTGTGTTTTCGTAAGGAGCCGGTTGGGGAATTTTTTGCCGATATTTTGGTCGAGAACAAGATTATTGTGGAGTTGAAAGCTGTAAAAAATCTAGCACCTGAACATCTCGCACAGGTGATCAATTACCTGAAGGCCACCGGTTTACAAACCGCCCTGCTGGTCAACTTCGGCAATGCAAAGCTGGAGTACCGGCGATTAAACAACAGGGTCGAAAGAATTTTCTGCTGA
- a CDS encoding FkbM family methyltransferase, whose protein sequence is MILGTINPKRKNVFIDGGGNDGSSVRKFRKKYDIFCRFEIYTFEPNEIYKPNYQGISRHNLIQCALSDKDGEQLFYLDRDDGDGSTLFKDKLTEKNGGYGTLDLLEPVKVKVLNLSNWLLSNFSIKDYIVLKLDVEGAEYDILEKMISDGTINYIRRIFIEWHWEKIGVPFDRHEKILNSLSALGIQVDEWDARGY, encoded by the coding sequence ATGATTTTAGGAACTATAAATCCAAAAAGGAAAAATGTTTTTATTGACGGTGGTGGTAATGATGGGTCTTCTGTAAGAAAGTTTAGAAAAAAGTACGATATTTTTTGCAGATTTGAAATTTATACGTTTGAACCTAATGAAATTTATAAACCTAATTATCAAGGAATCAGTAGGCATAATTTAATCCAGTGCGCTCTATCTGATAAAGACGGTGAACAGCTTTTCTATCTTGACAGAGATGATGGTGATGGGAGTACTTTATTTAAAGATAAATTGACTGAAAAAAATGGAGGTTATGGAACACTCGATTTGTTGGAACCAGTAAAGGTTAAGGTTTTAAATCTTTCAAACTGGTTGTTAAGTAATTTTTCTATTAAAGATTATATTGTATTAAAGCTTGATGTTGAGGGAGCTGAATATGATATCTTGGAAAAAATGATCTCTGATGGCACTATAAATTACATTCGAAGAATTTTTATTGAATGGCATTGGGAAAAAATAGGAGTGCCTTTTGATAGACATGAAAAGATTTTAAATTCATTGTCTGCCTTAGGTATTCAAGTAGATGAATGGGATGCGAGAGGATATTGA
- a CDS encoding glycosyltransferase family 9 protein, translated as MHNIQLHGRADIRRILLVKWSALGDVIISTAILEDLRQAFPNATIDLNILPPWDRLFRQDTRVNNLLVIDLRGQDKGWKGVWRWLKNVRRNKYDLVIDLQSNDRSRFLISALRILSPVRPILMGNRRSFPYHLSPPWKSKPIEVAALDQFRQTLAAGGIQTSTPRPVLQIPQENLERAAQMLKQHGLSPQGFAALIPGCQAAGHLKRWGTENYVALARKLHEATLEKIVLVGGKDEIKDCAEIEAACGDWVVNLCGKTEIFDLVPIFEQAKVIIGNDTGPTHLASCTERPIVVICGPTDPRRVKPAGDNVRAIQADLPCINCYQKECDHHSCMKAITPEMVFEMVKPELENNRGESRDL; from the coding sequence ATGCATAATATTCAACTGCACGGCCGCGCCGACATCCGTCGCATCCTGCTCGTCAAGTGGAGCGCCCTGGGCGATGTGATCATCTCCACCGCAATCCTCGAAGATCTGCGCCAGGCCTTCCCCAACGCAACCATCGACCTCAACATCCTGCCCCCCTGGGACCGCCTCTTTCGCCAGGACACGCGCGTCAACAACCTGCTGGTGATTGATCTGCGCGGCCAGGACAAGGGCTGGAAGGGTGTTTGGCGCTGGCTTAAGAACGTGCGGCGCAACAAGTACGATCTGGTCATCGATCTCCAGAGCAACGACCGCAGTCGCTTTCTGATCAGCGCCCTGCGTATTCTTAGCCCCGTGCGCCCGATTCTCATGGGCAACCGGCGAAGCTTCCCCTACCATCTCTCCCCGCCCTGGAAAAGCAAACCCATCGAGGTCGCCGCCCTGGATCAGTTTCGCCAGACCCTGGCCGCCGGCGGCATTCAAACCAGCACTCCCCGGCCCGTCCTCCAGATTCCACAGGAAAACCTGGAACGCGCCGCGCAAATGCTCAAACAGCATGGATTAAGCCCGCAGGGCTTCGCCGCCCTCATTCCCGGCTGCCAGGCCGCCGGCCACCTTAAACGCTGGGGTACCGAGAACTACGTGGCCCTCGCCCGAAAACTGCATGAGGCGACCCTGGAAAAGATCGTTCTGGTCGGGGGCAAGGATGAGATCAAGGACTGCGCGGAGATTGAAGCCGCCTGCGGCGATTGGGTCGTTAACCTTTGCGGGAAGACGGAAATTTTCGATTTAGTGCCGATTTTCGAACAGGCCAAGGTGATTATCGGCAACGACACCGGCCCCACCCATCTTGCTTCCTGCACCGAGCGGCCCATCGTCGTTATTTGCGGCCCCACCGACCCACGCCGCGTCAAACCCGCCGGCGACAACGTACGCGCCATTCAGGCCGATTTGCCCTGCATCAACTGCTATCAGAAGGAATGCGACCACCACTCCTGCATGAAGGCCATCACGCCGGAGATGGTGTTTGAGATGGTTAAGCCCGAGTTGGAGAACAATCGCGGGGAAAGTCGAGATCTTTAA
- a CDS encoding glycosyltransferase family 10 domain-containing protein: MKKVGKINIKFIGTYGDQRWLRQFPGNISSWNKCEFILDSAGQKYDWLVVYNDLPVDIAKEVLTCPQDQTLLVTTEPSTIKAYGYAFTRQFGHVLTSQPEWALPHCNRIYSQPALQWFYGMGSERLITYDEMVANPPLQKSKAIATVCSTKQQTHTLHKKRYHFTQELKKRIPELDIFGHGVRPMADKAESLDPYRYHVAIENFIGLHHWTEKLSDPFLGVTLPFYCGCPNAADYFPEESFIPIDINDVDSASEIIRKAMRDGEYEKRLPHILEARRRVMEEYNIFAVLSKLIEERSKDVQVSSSGGVILSRRELRKRHPLVSVQHFYEKCRLRILHALKSA, encoded by the coding sequence CTGAAAAAAGTGGGTAAAATAAATATTAAATTCATTGGTACCTACGGGGACCAACGCTGGCTTCGTCAATTTCCTGGAAATATATCTAGTTGGAATAAGTGTGAATTCATTCTTGACTCCGCGGGACAGAAATATGATTGGCTGGTTGTCTACAATGATCTTCCTGTGGATATAGCTAAGGAAGTCCTTACCTGCCCACAAGATCAAACTCTTCTCGTTACCACCGAACCATCAACTATTAAAGCTTATGGTTACGCCTTCACTCGTCAATTTGGTCACGTTTTGACCAGTCAGCCTGAATGGGCGCTTCCGCACTGCAACCGCATCTATTCACAACCCGCATTGCAGTGGTTTTACGGCATGGGCTCAGAGCGGCTGATTACCTACGATGAAATGGTTGCAAATCCTCCGCTACAGAAATCCAAAGCAATCGCCACGGTCTGCTCCACCAAGCAGCAAACCCACACGCTGCATAAAAAGCGCTACCACTTCACCCAAGAACTCAAAAAACGCATCCCCGAACTCGATATTTTCGGGCACGGCGTGCGTCCCATGGCCGACAAGGCGGAAAGTCTCGACCCTTACCGCTACCATGTCGCCATCGAAAACTTTATCGGTCTGCATCACTGGACGGAAAAGCTCTCCGATCCGTTTCTTGGGGTGACGCTGCCCTTTTACTGCGGCTGCCCGAACGCGGCTGATTATTTTCCCGAAGAGAGCTTCATTCCCATCGACATCAATGATGTGGACTCGGCGAGCGAAATCATCCGGAAGGCGATGCGCGACGGCGAATACGAAAAAAGGCTTCCGCATATTCTGGAAGCCCGGCGCCGGGTTATGGAGGAATATAATATTTTCGCGGTTCTTTCGAAGTTGATTGAAGAGCGCTCGAAGGATGTGCAAGTCTCATCCTCGGGTGGGGTCATTCTCTCGCGGCGCGAACTGCGCAAGCGCCATCCGCTGGTGTCCGTGCAGCATTTTTATGAAAAATGCCGGTTGCGGATTCTGCATGCTTTGAAGTCTGCATAA
- a CDS encoding glycosyltransferase family protein codes for MRVFIDGPQWAGMWTEISADEFQNLGYEAQIFYNNKKKPKARLFSKLNKFFPATKAFLDWEKFQQQDLLAEFGKSRFDLYFSIQGKIDSAFLKKIKESNPQIKTVYWLGDVLVDAAKKRFDSLKEANLSGALDILLVSYQGTYQNLVAQGFKNVHYFPFGYSKTYHQVGDITPEERKKFTCQVSFVGTHYPERAEIIHFLNQHLDEPVQVWGRGWQGSGIKSNGRLSLQESLKVYACSKISLNIHHHLTDNGFNMKFYEIPAAGGFQICDWQEELARTPLAQTPCYASSEELLSTVKRYLANEKERQGLKEHLNSITTKDCSYTKMFKKLSDMVC; via the coding sequence ATGAGAGTCTTTATCGATGGACCCCAATGGGCCGGTATGTGGACTGAAATCTCCGCGGATGAATTTCAAAATCTTGGGTATGAAGCCCAGATTTTCTATAACAACAAGAAAAAACCCAAGGCCCGGTTATTTTCCAAACTCAACAAGTTCTTTCCGGCAACAAAGGCATTTCTGGATTGGGAGAAATTCCAGCAGCAGGATTTGCTGGCTGAATTCGGGAAAAGTCGGTTCGACCTTTATTTCAGTATTCAGGGAAAGATTGATTCGGCTTTTCTGAAGAAAATTAAAGAGAGCAACCCTCAAATCAAAACTGTTTACTGGCTGGGAGATGTACTGGTTGATGCTGCCAAAAAACGCTTCGACAGCCTGAAAGAAGCCAACTTGTCGGGTGCCCTGGACATCCTTCTTGTCTCTTATCAGGGCACCTACCAAAACCTGGTTGCTCAGGGTTTCAAGAATGTCCACTATTTTCCCTTTGGCTATTCAAAAACCTATCACCAGGTCGGTGACATTACCCCCGAGGAGAGGAAGAAGTTTACCTGCCAGGTGTCTTTTGTGGGTACCCACTATCCGGAAAGAGCTGAGATCATTCACTTCCTCAATCAGCATCTTGATGAACCGGTACAGGTCTGGGGGCGCGGTTGGCAAGGGTCGGGCATCAAATCCAATGGGCGACTCAGCCTGCAGGAAAGTTTGAAGGTTTACGCCTGCTCGAAAATATCGCTCAACATCCATCACCATTTAACGGATAACGGTTTCAATATGAAGTTTTATGAAATTCCCGCGGCGGGGGGATTTCAGATTTGTGATTGGCAAGAGGAGTTGGCGAGGACGCCTCTTGCGCAGACGCCTTGCTATGCCTCTTCAGAGGAACTCTTGTCAACGGTCAAGAGATATCTTGCCAATGAAAAAGAACGGCAGGGCCTTAAGGAGCATTTGAACAGCATAACAACCAAGGACTGTAGCTATACAAAAATGTTTAAAAAACTATCAGACATGGTTTGTTAA